The Corallococcus silvisoli genome has a segment encoding these proteins:
- the glgB gene encoding 1,4-alpha-glucan branching protein GlgB has product MRKPADRAQVDAELQRVVELRHPEPHSVLGVHPDGDGMVVRAYRPEAVAIHVLPEFGGRVPMQHRTGGVFEARINGRTEPFGYLVEVEYPGKKVFTLRDPYSFLPTIGEMDLYFAGEGRHERLWERMGAHLLHHNGVKGTSFAVWAPTARGVSVVGDFNGWDGRLHAMRRMGSSGIWELFVPEVGEGTRYKFEIRPGHGGGPLLKADPFAFRTEAPPATASVVHDLQRYAWGDGAWLDARGRHVDAAHHPWSVYEVHLGSWRRVVEDGDRPMTYRELAPELSRYVKELGFTHVEMLPVAEHPYGGSWGYQVGGYYAPTARFGHPDDFRYLVDYLHQEGIGVIVDWVPGHFPRDSHALGQFDGTSLYEHADPRKGAQPDWGTLVFNFGRNEVRNFLIANALFWLEEYHIDGLRVDAVASMLYLDYSRKQGEWIPNRWGGRENEEAIQFMRELNETIRRKHPGVVVIAEESTAWPKVSQPVSEGGLGFHFKWNMGWMHDTLSYFSKDAVYRQYHHNQLTFGLLYAFSEHFMLPLSHDEVVHGKGSLYGRMPGDPWQKRANLRALFAWMWAHPGKKLLFMGGEFGQPAEWNHDRSLDWHLLQDPGHHGILKLVGDLNRIYRDLPALYDSDSEPVGFQWLQPDASAANVLAFVRRSRTPGRHVVCVANLSPVPREDYRVGFPLHGRYVELVNTDAGEYGGSGLGNRGQVHTEPTGWDGQPASATLTLPPLSVVWFTPG; this is encoded by the coding sequence GTGAGGAAGCCGGCGGACAGAGCACAGGTGGACGCGGAGCTGCAACGCGTGGTGGAGCTGCGCCACCCGGAACCCCACTCGGTGCTGGGCGTCCACCCGGACGGGGACGGCATGGTGGTGCGCGCGTACCGTCCGGAGGCCGTGGCCATCCACGTGCTGCCGGAGTTCGGCGGCAGGGTGCCCATGCAGCACCGCACCGGCGGCGTCTTCGAGGCGCGCATCAACGGCCGCACGGAGCCCTTCGGCTACCTGGTGGAGGTGGAGTACCCGGGCAAGAAGGTCTTCACGCTGCGCGACCCGTACAGCTTCCTGCCCACCATCGGTGAGATGGATCTGTACTTCGCCGGCGAGGGCCGCCACGAGCGGCTCTGGGAGCGAATGGGCGCGCACCTGCTCCACCACAACGGCGTGAAGGGCACGTCCTTCGCCGTCTGGGCCCCCACCGCGCGGGGCGTGTCCGTGGTGGGCGACTTCAACGGCTGGGACGGGCGCCTGCACGCCATGCGGCGCATGGGCTCCTCCGGCATCTGGGAGCTGTTCGTCCCGGAGGTCGGCGAGGGCACGCGCTACAAGTTCGAGATCCGCCCCGGCCACGGCGGCGGCCCGCTGCTCAAGGCGGACCCCTTCGCCTTCCGCACGGAGGCGCCGCCCGCCACCGCGTCGGTGGTGCACGACCTGCAACGCTACGCCTGGGGCGACGGCGCCTGGCTGGACGCGCGGGGCCGGCACGTGGACGCCGCGCACCATCCGTGGAGCGTCTACGAGGTCCACCTGGGCAGCTGGCGCCGCGTGGTGGAGGACGGCGACCGGCCCATGACGTACCGCGAGCTGGCGCCGGAGCTGTCGCGCTACGTGAAGGAGCTGGGCTTCACGCACGTGGAGATGCTGCCCGTGGCGGAGCACCCCTACGGCGGTTCCTGGGGCTATCAGGTCGGCGGCTACTACGCGCCCACGGCGCGCTTCGGCCACCCGGATGACTTTCGCTACCTGGTGGACTACCTGCACCAGGAAGGCATTGGCGTCATCGTGGACTGGGTGCCGGGCCACTTCCCGCGCGACAGCCACGCGCTGGGCCAGTTCGACGGCACGTCCCTCTACGAGCACGCGGATCCGCGCAAGGGCGCGCAGCCGGACTGGGGCACGCTGGTCTTCAACTTCGGCCGCAACGAGGTGCGCAACTTCCTCATCGCCAACGCGCTGTTCTGGCTGGAGGAGTACCACATCGACGGGCTGCGCGTGGACGCGGTGGCCTCCATGCTCTACCTGGACTACAGCCGCAAGCAGGGCGAGTGGATCCCCAACCGCTGGGGTGGCCGCGAGAACGAGGAGGCCATCCAGTTCATGCGCGAGCTCAACGAGACCATCCGCCGCAAGCACCCGGGCGTGGTCGTCATCGCGGAGGAGTCCACCGCGTGGCCCAAGGTGAGCCAGCCCGTCAGCGAGGGCGGCCTGGGCTTCCACTTCAAGTGGAACATGGGCTGGATGCACGACACGCTGTCGTACTTCTCCAAGGACGCCGTCTACCGGCAGTACCACCACAACCAGCTCACCTTCGGCCTGCTGTACGCGTTCAGCGAACACTTCATGCTGCCGCTCAGCCACGACGAGGTGGTCCACGGCAAGGGCAGCCTCTACGGACGCATGCCGGGCGACCCGTGGCAGAAGCGCGCCAACCTGCGCGCGCTCTTCGCCTGGATGTGGGCCCACCCGGGCAAGAAGCTGCTCTTCATGGGCGGTGAGTTCGGCCAGCCGGCGGAGTGGAACCACGACCGAAGCCTGGACTGGCACCTGCTCCAGGACCCGGGCCACCACGGCATCCTGAAGCTGGTGGGCGACCTCAACCGCATCTACCGCGACCTGCCGGCGCTGTACGACTCCGACAGCGAGCCGGTGGGCTTCCAGTGGCTCCAGCCGGACGCCTCCGCGGCGAACGTGCTGGCCTTCGTGCGCCGCTCGCGCACGCCCGGACGTCACGTGGTGTGCGTCGCCAACCTCTCACCGGTGCCGCGCGAGGATTATCGCGTGGGCTTCCCGCTCCACGGCCGTTATGTGGAGCTGGTCAACACCGACGCCGGGGAGTACGGCGGCAGCGGCCTGGGCAACCGGGGGCAGGTCCACACCGAGCCCACGGGCTGGGATGGCCAGCCCGCCTCCGCGACGCTCACCCTGCCCCCGCTGTCGGTGGTGTGGTTCACGCCGGGCTGA
- a CDS encoding biliverdin-producing heme oxygenase: MSLRGTIRWGGLERSARDRRLPTASTAPEGTPSTQKLSLRLEEGTGMARRQVEQSTFLGALFHGSWNGGVYGQFVRARHYVSHLRQLHVVYEALESVLPGLKDGPLARVLRLPELRRASALAADLDWFCGDTRTKPFACAEARLHAERIHEVAAEAPHLLIAHAYARCVQDLFTAPQRSALIARAFELENGRGTAFYNAVSAGELRVFQGRLAARLDEVVLSEGEAQEVLQEARLAFRIQGLICDELARDAPGLEDASGPLNP, translated from the coding sequence GTGAGCCTGCGGGGAACGATTCGCTGGGGCGGACTCGAGCGCTCCGCGAGGGACCGGCGCCTGCCCACCGCGTCCACGGCCCCCGAGGGAACGCCCTCGACGCAGAAGCTGTCGCTGCGGCTGGAGGAGGGGACGGGGATGGCGCGGCGTCAGGTGGAGCAGTCCACCTTCTTGGGGGCGCTGTTCCATGGCTCGTGGAATGGCGGCGTCTACGGGCAGTTCGTGCGCGCCCGCCACTACGTCAGCCACCTGCGCCAGCTCCACGTCGTCTACGAGGCGCTGGAGTCCGTGCTGCCGGGACTGAAGGACGGACCGCTCGCGCGGGTGCTGCGGCTGCCGGAGCTGCGCCGTGCGTCGGCGTTGGCGGCGGACCTGGATTGGTTCTGCGGCGACACTCGCACGAAGCCCTTCGCCTGCGCGGAGGCGCGGCTGCACGCCGAGCGCATCCACGAGGTGGCGGCGGAGGCCCCCCACCTGCTCATCGCCCACGCGTACGCGCGCTGCGTCCAGGACCTCTTCACCGCGCCGCAGCGCTCGGCGCTCATCGCGCGCGCCTTCGAGCTGGAGAACGGCCGGGGCACGGCCTTCTACAACGCGGTGTCCGCCGGAGAGCTGCGCGTCTTCCAGGGCCGCCTGGCCGCCCGACTGGACGAGGTGGTGCTGTCGGAAGGGGAGGCCCAGGAGGTGCTTCAGGAGGCGCGGCTGGCCTTCCGCATCCAGGGGCTCATCTGCGATGAGCTGGCGCGGGATGCCCCGGGCCTGGAGGACGCGAGCGGCCCCCTCAATCCCTGA
- the treS gene encoding maltose alpha-D-glucosyltransferase: MDLDPLWYKKALIYELHIRAFHDSNGDGHGDIPGLIDKLPYLQDLGVDCLWLLPHYPSPLRDDGYDIADYYGIHPDYGTLADFQRLVEEAHKRGLRILIELVVNHTSDQHPWFQEARRDPKSPKRNWYVWSDTDESYKGARIIFTDTERSNWTWDPVAKQYFWHRFFSHQPDLNYDNPEVQEAMLDVMRFWLNMGVDGFRCDAVPYLFEREGTNCENLPETHAFLKRLRKTIDAEYQGKVLLAEANQWPADVRVYFGEGDEFHMGFHFPVMPRLFMAVRREDRTPIVEIMQQTPDIPDNCQWAIFLRNHDELTLEMVTDEDRDYMYREYATDPRMRINLGIRRRLAPLMDNGRRRIELMHSLLFTLPGTPVLYYGDEIGMGDNIYLGDRNGVRTPMQWTGDRNAGFSRADYARLFAPVIADPVYGYQSINVEAQDRQKSSLLQWLKRMIRIRQRYPVFAMGTLRFLATENRKVLAFLREWEGQTVLVICNLSRFAQPAVLDLRELSGSVPVELIGETAFPRISDLPYQLSMGPYMFLWFRLDKPLQAKE, from the coding sequence ATGGACCTGGATCCGCTTTGGTACAAAAAAGCGCTCATCTACGAGCTGCACATCCGCGCATTCCACGACTCCAACGGGGATGGCCACGGGGACATCCCCGGGCTGATCGACAAGCTGCCCTATCTCCAGGACCTGGGCGTGGACTGCCTGTGGCTGCTGCCGCACTACCCGTCCCCGCTGCGCGATGACGGCTATGACATCGCGGACTACTACGGCATCCACCCGGACTACGGCACGCTCGCGGACTTCCAGCGCCTGGTGGAGGAGGCGCACAAGCGCGGCCTGCGCATCCTCATCGAGCTGGTGGTGAACCACACCAGCGACCAGCACCCCTGGTTCCAGGAGGCGCGGCGAGACCCCAAGAGCCCCAAGCGCAACTGGTACGTCTGGAGCGACACGGACGAATCCTACAAGGGCGCGCGCATCATCTTCACCGACACGGAGCGCTCCAACTGGACGTGGGATCCGGTGGCCAAGCAGTACTTCTGGCACCGCTTCTTCAGCCACCAGCCGGACCTGAACTACGACAACCCCGAAGTGCAGGAGGCCATGCTGGACGTCATGCGCTTCTGGCTGAACATGGGCGTGGACGGGTTCCGCTGCGACGCCGTCCCCTACCTCTTCGAGCGCGAGGGCACCAACTGCGAGAACCTCCCGGAGACGCACGCGTTCCTCAAGCGCCTGCGCAAGACGATTGACGCCGAGTACCAGGGCAAGGTGCTGCTCGCGGAGGCGAACCAGTGGCCCGCCGACGTGCGCGTCTACTTCGGCGAGGGCGACGAGTTCCACATGGGCTTCCACTTCCCGGTGATGCCCCGCCTCTTCATGGCGGTGCGCCGCGAGGACCGCACGCCCATCGTGGAGATCATGCAGCAGACGCCGGACATCCCGGACAACTGCCAGTGGGCCATCTTCCTGCGCAACCACGATGAGCTGACGCTGGAGATGGTGACGGACGAGGACCGGGACTACATGTACCGGGAGTACGCCACCGACCCGCGCATGCGCATCAACCTGGGCATCCGCCGCCGGCTGGCGCCGCTGATGGACAACGGCCGCCGCCGCATCGAGCTGATGCACAGCCTGCTGTTCACCCTGCCCGGCACGCCGGTCCTCTACTACGGGGACGAGATCGGCATGGGCGACAACATCTACCTGGGCGACCGCAACGGCGTGCGCACGCCCATGCAGTGGACCGGCGACCGCAACGCGGGCTTCAGCCGCGCGGACTACGCGCGCCTCTTCGCGCCCGTCATCGCGGACCCCGTCTACGGCTACCAGTCCATCAACGTGGAGGCGCAGGACCGGCAGAAGTCCAGCCTGCTCCAGTGGCTGAAGCGGATGATCCGCATCCGCCAGCGCTACCCCGTGTTCGCCATGGGCACGCTGCGCTTCCTGGCCACGGAGAACCGCAAGGTGCTGGCCTTCCTGCGCGAATGGGAAGGCCAGACGGTGCTGGTCATCTGCAACCTGTCGCGCTTCGCGCAGCCCGCCGTGCTGGACCTGCGCGAGCTGAGCGGCAGCGTCCCCGTGGAGTTGATTGGAGAGACGGCCTTTCCCCGCATCAGCGACCTGCCCTATCAGCTGTCGATGGGCCCCTACATGTTCCTGTGGTTCCGGTTGGACAAGCCGCTGCAGGCGAAGGAGTAA
- a CDS encoding PilZ domain-containing protein, whose protein sequence is MTSYIDRRSFPRIHAPLYSRPARMKVGDKKQVLDVSLGGARIYSDDAQDVGSRLDLELFLPDGSSLECTARIVWAIKLPKDAVARFEVGLSFIDVPEPILARLKTVLVADET, encoded by the coding sequence ATGACCTCATACATTGACCGCCGCTCCTTCCCCCGGATCCACGCGCCCCTCTATTCGCGTCCCGCGCGAATGAAGGTGGGGGACAAGAAGCAGGTGCTGGACGTCAGCCTCGGCGGCGCGCGCATCTACTCCGACGATGCGCAGGACGTGGGCTCACGGCTGGATCTGGAGCTGTTTCTTCCGGATGGCAGCTCGCTGGAATGTACCGCGCGCATCGTCTGGGCCATCAAGCTACCCAAGGATGCCGTCGCCCGTTTCGAGGTCGGCCTGTCCTTCATCGACGTGCCGGAGCCCATCCTGGCGCGGCTGAAGACCGTGCTCGTCGCGGATGAAACATAG
- a CDS encoding aldo/keto reductase has product MATQAAAKRKLGTTGLEVFPLCLGGNVFGWTADEAASFAVLDAFVEGGGDFVDTADVYSRWIPGHVGGESETVLGRWIASRKAKGRVVVATKVGAETALGRGLTREHLEKSVDASLRRLGVERIDLYYAHYDDPGTPLEETLRAFDALVKAGKVKALGLSNHSAARAQEALDTQKRLGLARYQVLQPEYNLVERPAFEGPLQQLSEKEGLAVAPYFGLAAGFLTGKYQEGQPAPASPRAGNVLKKYGNARGWGVLAALKKVAERRGATPSQVALAWLATRPTVVAPIASATSVPQVKELLGAFALKLDPADLRDLDAASSKEPGSAADRP; this is encoded by the coding sequence ATGGCGACACAAGCAGCGGCGAAGCGGAAGCTGGGGACGACGGGCCTGGAGGTGTTCCCGCTGTGTCTGGGCGGGAACGTCTTCGGCTGGACGGCCGACGAGGCGGCGTCGTTCGCCGTGCTGGACGCGTTCGTCGAGGGCGGCGGTGACTTCGTGGACACCGCGGACGTGTACTCGCGGTGGATCCCCGGCCACGTGGGCGGCGAGTCCGAGACCGTGCTGGGCAGGTGGATCGCCTCGCGCAAGGCGAAGGGCCGCGTGGTGGTGGCCACGAAGGTCGGCGCGGAGACGGCGCTGGGCAGGGGCCTCACCCGCGAGCACCTCGAGAAGAGCGTGGACGCGTCCCTGCGCCGGCTGGGCGTGGAGCGCATCGACCTGTACTACGCGCACTACGATGATCCAGGCACGCCCCTCGAGGAGACGCTCCGCGCCTTCGACGCGCTGGTGAAGGCGGGCAAGGTGAAGGCGCTGGGCCTGAGCAACCACTCCGCCGCACGCGCCCAGGAGGCGCTGGACACGCAGAAGCGGCTGGGCCTCGCGCGCTACCAGGTGCTGCAACCGGAATACAACCTGGTGGAGCGTCCCGCCTTCGAGGGCCCGCTCCAGCAGCTGAGTGAGAAGGAGGGCCTGGCGGTGGCCCCCTACTTCGGGCTCGCCGCGGGCTTCCTCACGGGAAAGTATCAGGAGGGACAACCCGCCCCGGCCTCACCGCGCGCGGGCAACGTGCTCAAGAAGTACGGCAACGCGAGGGGCTGGGGTGTCCTCGCCGCGCTGAAGAAGGTCGCGGAGCGCCGGGGGGCCACGCCGTCGCAGGTGGCGCTCGCGTGGCTCGCGACCCGGCCCACCGTGGTGGCGCCCATCGCCAGCGCGACGTCCGTGCCCCAGGTGAAGGAGCTGTTGGGGGCCTTCGCCCTCAAGCTGGACCCGGCTGACCTGCGCGACCTGGACGCCGCGTCGTCGAAGGAGCCCGGCTCGGCGGCGGACCGGCCCTGA
- a CDS encoding alpha-1,4-glucan--maltose-1-phosphate maltosyltransferase, whose protein sequence is MTERLGSVFIENVQPELDAGRYAIKRVAGESLTVRADIFKEGHDVLVAVARWRQVTPAARKTDWAEVPLAFKNNDAWEGTLPLAHNGRYEYTIEAWPDLFRTWALELKRKVDAGRDVKSELLEGAALLEGAAARAKGQSPEDHRVLAEAGARLRTPPSPDHLLAALSPELADVASRHPDRSLARRYDKVLEVFADREKARDAAWYELFPRSAKRDGKTHGTFKDAEGWLPYIQKLGFDTVYLPPIHPIGRTARKGKNNSLKAQPGDVGSPWAIGAAEGGHKAIHPELGTLKDFQAFVVAAQAHGIEVALDLAFQCSPDHPYVKEHPEWFQHRPDGTIKTAENPPKRYEDIVNFDWMGPARDALWKELKSVVLHWVDQGVRTFRVDNPHTKPMQFWHWLIREVQDAHPEVLFLSEAFTRPKVMKALAKVGFTQSYTYFTWRLFKDELRAYLEEITQPPVADYFRGNLWPNTPDILPENLQNASPAAFRLRAALASTLSSVWGMYCGYELCEGRPVPGKEEYLDSEKYQLVAWDWARPGNISGWIARLNAVRRAHPALQHYQALRFFTSDNDRVLFYGKRTPDGTSTVLVAVSLDPYAPQEALLHVPMDWLGVNPEETYQVHELMADQRSLWQGPDVQVRLTPEQPAAVWAVYRFRRTEHAFDYFE, encoded by the coding sequence ATGACCGAACGACTCGGAAGCGTGTTCATCGAGAACGTCCAGCCGGAGCTGGACGCGGGCCGCTACGCCATCAAGCGCGTCGCCGGAGAGAGCCTCACGGTCCGCGCGGACATCTTCAAGGAGGGTCACGACGTCCTCGTGGCCGTCGCGCGCTGGCGCCAGGTCACCCCGGCCGCGCGGAAGACGGACTGGGCCGAGGTCCCCCTCGCCTTCAAGAACAACGACGCCTGGGAGGGCACCCTCCCCCTGGCTCACAACGGCCGCTACGAATACACGATTGAAGCGTGGCCGGATCTCTTCCGCACCTGGGCGCTGGAGCTGAAGCGCAAGGTGGACGCGGGCCGCGACGTGAAGAGCGAGCTGCTGGAAGGCGCGGCCCTGCTGGAGGGCGCCGCCGCGCGGGCGAAGGGCCAGTCCCCGGAGGACCACCGGGTGCTCGCGGAGGCCGGGGCCCGCCTGCGCACGCCGCCATCGCCGGACCACCTCCTCGCCGCGCTGTCCCCCGAGCTGGCGGACGTCGCGTCGCGACACCCGGACCGCTCGCTCGCTCGCCGATATGACAAGGTGCTGGAGGTCTTCGCGGACCGCGAGAAGGCGCGCGACGCGGCCTGGTACGAGCTCTTCCCCCGCTCCGCGAAGCGCGACGGCAAGACGCACGGCACGTTCAAGGACGCGGAAGGCTGGCTGCCGTACATCCAGAAGCTCGGCTTCGACACGGTCTACCTTCCGCCCATCCACCCCATCGGCCGCACCGCGCGCAAGGGGAAGAACAACTCCCTCAAGGCGCAGCCCGGCGACGTGGGCAGCCCGTGGGCCATTGGCGCCGCGGAGGGCGGACACAAGGCCATCCACCCGGAGCTGGGGACGCTGAAGGACTTCCAGGCGTTCGTGGTCGCGGCGCAGGCGCACGGCATCGAGGTGGCGCTGGACCTGGCCTTCCAGTGCTCACCGGACCACCCCTACGTGAAGGAACATCCGGAGTGGTTCCAGCACCGCCCGGACGGCACCATCAAGACGGCGGAGAACCCGCCCAAGCGCTACGAGGACATCGTCAACTTCGACTGGATGGGCCCCGCGCGTGACGCCCTCTGGAAGGAGCTGAAGTCCGTGGTGTTGCACTGGGTGGACCAGGGCGTGCGGACCTTCCGCGTGGACAACCCGCACACCAAGCCCATGCAGTTCTGGCACTGGCTCATCCGGGAGGTGCAGGACGCGCACCCGGAGGTGCTCTTCCTGTCGGAGGCGTTCACCCGCCCCAAGGTGATGAAGGCCCTGGCCAAGGTGGGCTTCACCCAGTCGTACACGTACTTCACCTGGCGCCTCTTCAAGGACGAGCTGCGCGCGTACCTGGAGGAGATCACCCAGCCGCCGGTGGCGGACTACTTCCGCGGCAACCTCTGGCCCAACACGCCAGACATCCTTCCGGAGAACCTCCAGAACGCGAGCCCCGCCGCCTTCCGCCTGCGCGCCGCGCTGGCCTCCACCCTGTCGTCGGTGTGGGGCATGTACTGCGGCTATGAGCTGTGCGAGGGCCGCCCCGTGCCGGGCAAGGAGGAGTACCTGGACTCGGAGAAGTACCAGCTCGTCGCGTGGGACTGGGCGCGGCCGGGCAACATCTCCGGATGGATCGCGAGGCTCAACGCCGTGCGCAGGGCGCACCCCGCGCTCCAGCACTACCAGGCGCTGCGCTTCTTCACGTCCGACAACGACCGCGTCCTCTTCTACGGCAAGCGCACGCCGGACGGCACCAGCACGGTGCTGGTGGCGGTGAGCCTGGATCCCTACGCCCCGCAGGAGGCGTTGCTCCACGTGCCCATGGACTGGCTGGGCGTGAACCCGGAGGAGACCTATCAGGTGCACGAATTGATGGCCGACCAGCGCTCACTGTGGCAGGGCCCGGACGTGCAGGTGCGCCTGACGCCTGAACAGCCCGCGGCCGTCTGGGCCGTGTACCGCTTCCGCCGCACCGAACACGCGTTCGACTACTTCGAGTGA
- a CDS encoding sigma-70 family RNA polymerase sigma factor, which produces MAPIDSAAQQASDLPADRELLRQVALGGAAAMREVYARCSARAFAIAVRLLPTRADAEEILQETFLEVWRRAREFDPERGGLETWVTTIARTRAIDRLRSLGTVSRMVEGASQQPPPVSATPPPPDESASRSQDEQRVRLAMAQLPSEQREVVLLAYFDGLSQSEIARKTGQPLGTVKTRARLALEKLAVLLESRAASASG; this is translated from the coding sequence ATGGCGCCTATCGACTCCGCTGCTCAGCAAGCGAGTGACCTGCCGGCCGACCGCGAACTGCTGCGGCAGGTCGCGCTCGGCGGTGCGGCGGCCATGCGCGAGGTCTACGCGCGGTGTTCCGCGCGCGCCTTCGCCATCGCGGTGCGGCTGTTGCCCACGCGCGCGGACGCGGAGGAGATCCTCCAGGAGACCTTCCTGGAGGTCTGGCGGCGCGCGCGCGAGTTCGACCCGGAGCGCGGCGGGCTGGAGACCTGGGTCACGACCATCGCGCGGACGCGCGCCATTGATCGGCTGCGTTCGCTGGGGACGGTGTCGCGGATGGTGGAGGGCGCGAGCCAACAGCCTCCGCCGGTGAGCGCCACGCCCCCTCCGCCGGATGAGTCGGCTTCCCGGTCGCAGGATGAGCAGCGCGTGCGCTTGGCGATGGCGCAGCTGCCCTCCGAGCAGCGTGAGGTGGTGCTGCTCGCGTACTTCGACGGGCTCTCCCAGAGTGAGATCGCGCGCAAGACGGGCCAGCCCCTGGGCACGGTGAAGACGCGCGCGCGGCTGGCGCTGGAGAAGCTGGCCGTGCTGTTGGAGTCGCGCGCCGCGAGCGCTTCCGGCTGA
- a CDS encoding phosphotransferase yields the protein MTPLDLTKLPDFLKAQRWFAGKAWPIKSVSVADHVNLDLGTCAFTLAIIEVAYELGQPERYQLQARQTPEGLVSALDDDECVRALFNLAREGRDVLSGSGRVVGEWIASTDSGVALPDPLTVRRLNVEQSNTSLVLGERVIIKIIRKLEAGVNPEYEVGRFLATQTPFRATPQLVGALNLEGPAGATLALAHRFVPDAVDGWKYALERLRQEKALSDGFLADMAELGMRLGDLHKAFASAAPDNLAFAPEPLLQEDLQRWSASIVGELGVTLADAGRLHADLENRRDGLITYAKRLAQVAPSGQKIRIHGDLHLGQVLRSDNQWLFFDFEGEPSRSFTARREKYSALRDVAGMIRSFDYAEATVALEGGQPRGRVGPTRDAFLEGYRKATRGVAFLPATDEAFDVMLRAFELEKLLYEVRYELANRPDWVRIPVEALLRMEDVP from the coding sequence GTGACCCCCCTGGACCTGACCAAGCTGCCCGACTTCCTCAAGGCCCAACGCTGGTTCGCCGGCAAGGCGTGGCCCATCAAGAGCGTCAGCGTGGCGGACCACGTGAACCTGGACCTGGGCACGTGTGCCTTCACCCTGGCCATCATCGAGGTGGCGTACGAGCTGGGCCAGCCGGAGCGCTACCAACTCCAGGCGCGGCAGACCCCGGAGGGGCTGGTCAGCGCGCTGGACGACGACGAGTGCGTGCGCGCCCTCTTCAACCTCGCGCGGGAGGGCCGGGACGTCCTCTCCGGCTCAGGCCGCGTGGTGGGAGAATGGATCGCCTCCACGGACAGCGGCGTGGCCCTGCCGGATCCGCTGACGGTGCGCCGGCTCAACGTGGAGCAGAGCAACACGTCCCTGGTGCTGGGCGAACGGGTCATCATCAAGATCATCCGCAAGCTCGAGGCCGGGGTGAACCCCGAATACGAGGTGGGGCGCTTCCTGGCGACGCAGACCCCGTTCCGGGCCACGCCCCAGCTGGTGGGCGCGCTCAACCTGGAGGGCCCCGCGGGCGCGACGCTGGCGCTGGCGCACCGCTTCGTGCCGGACGCCGTGGACGGGTGGAAGTACGCGCTGGAGCGGCTGCGCCAGGAGAAGGCCCTGAGCGACGGCTTCCTGGCGGACATGGCGGAGCTGGGCATGCGCCTGGGGGACCTGCACAAGGCGTTCGCCTCCGCGGCGCCGGACAACCTGGCCTTCGCCCCGGAGCCGCTGCTCCAGGAGGACCTGCAGCGCTGGAGCGCGTCCATCGTGGGAGAGCTGGGCGTGACGCTGGCGGACGCGGGGAGGCTGCACGCGGACCTGGAGAACCGGCGCGACGGCCTCATCACCTACGCGAAGCGCCTGGCGCAGGTGGCCCCCTCCGGCCAGAAGATCCGCATCCACGGCGACCTGCACCTGGGACAGGTGCTGCGCTCGGACAACCAGTGGCTCTTCTTCGACTTCGAGGGCGAGCCGTCCCGCTCCTTCACCGCGCGCCGGGAGAAGTACAGCGCGCTCCGGGACGTGGCGGGGATGATCCGCTCCTTCGACTACGCGGAGGCCACCGTGGCGCTGGAGGGCGGCCAGCCGCGAGGTCGCGTGGGCCCCACCCGCGACGCGTTCCTGGAGGGCTACCGCAAGGCCACGCGCGGGGTGGCCTTCCTGCCGGCCACCGATGAAGCCTTCGACGTGATGTTGCGCGCCTTCGAACTGGAGAAGCTGTTGTACGAAGTGCGCTACGAACTCGCGAACCGGCCAGACTGGGTGCGCATCCCCGTCGAGGCCCTGCTGCGGATGGAGGATGTCCCGTGA